Genomic DNA from Providencia sp. PROV188:
CTACAGGCGTCCCTGTTAATAATGACTCGGACACAGCTTTAGCCATTATCTCTGCTCTCACTTCTCCATGGCTGCTCGATTGATTTTTCAAGGTTTCAGAATAAGAGATTCCCTTATCAATACGGTGCATCCCTATAGGTACATGTTCAACAAATGCATCTTCAGGTAATAGTTCCTTTAATTCATTCGCAATCTCAATTGCATCTTGTAAATTTGCATTGGGAAAATAAATAACAGCTTGATCTGTTAAGTTACCTAATTTTTTAGGCCCCATAATCTTTGACTGCATAATTTTATTATGAGGATCTCGTTCATACAAATAAACTAGTGCTTCAGCTAATGAAAAGTAATGCTCTTTTTTCACATTAATTGTTAATCGTGACATTAACATCGAATTATTTTTATATCGCCCATTGAAGTCCTTGGGTAAAAGACGATAAGCATCACCATCTAAGAGATCACTATCCGATAAGTGACTAAAATAGTCTTCATTTTTTCCTTGAATTCTAATTTCAATATTTGAATTATTTTCAGCTAATAATTTAAACTTATCCAAATATTCTTTTTGCTCTTCACTAGTTAAGCTGCTTGCATCTATAGGCTTATTTGAACTGTATTTTTTATATATAAAATTTGAAAGATTTGATTCTATTATTTTTAGTTTTTTAACTGAAGATGAACTCCAAGATCCATTATTTTTATATTCTGTCTTTATCTCCATCACTAATTTCTTAATAGCCGTATTACTATTGGCATATTGATAAAGATGTTTTGTTTCAGTTAACAATGAATTACGACTATTTGTCGGCATAATTATATCCCTATTTAGTATTCATATTAGTTAATACAACAATCCTATTAGATTGTTATCCTATTACTAACACAAACTTTCAAAATGACTAAATAGAGTTAATCTGTATTATTTATAGATTTTAAATACTTTCAAAAGCATTTTTTTTAAATAAAAAAAAGGGACGATTTCTCGTCCCTTTTCTCAATTTAATCTAAGCGAATATAAATTACGCTTGACCTTTAACTTCTTTCAGGCCGTTGAATGGTGCGCTGTTACCCAGAGCTTCTTCGATACGGATCAGTTGGTTATACTTAGCAACACGGTCAGAACGGCTCATAGAACCGGTTTTGATTTGACCTGCAGCAGTACCAACCGCTAAATCAGCAATAGTTGCGTCTTCAGTTTCACCTGAACGGTGAGAGATAACGGCAGTATAGCCAGCATCTTTCGCCATTTTAATCGCAGCTAATGTTTCAGTCAGAGAACCAATTTGGTTGAATTTGATCAGGATTGAGTTAGCGATGCCTTTCTCGATACCTTCTTTTAAGATCTTAGTGTTAGTTACGAATAAATCGTCACCAACTAATTGGATTTTGTCACCAAGAACTTTAGTTTGGTATGCGAAACCATCCCAGTCAGATTCGTTTAAACCATCTTCGATAGAAACGATTGGGTATTGTTTAGTCAGTTCTTCTAAGTAATGAGTGAACTCTTGTGAAGTGAAGGTTTTACCTTCGCCTTTCAGTTCATAGTTGCCAGTTTCTTTGTTGTAGAACTCAGAAGCTGCGCAGTCCATCGCCAGAGTCACATCTTTACCCAGAACATAACCCGCTTGCTCAACCGCTTCTTTAATAGCAGCCAGTGCAGCAGCGTTAGATTCTAAGTTAGGTGCATAACCACCTTCATCACCAACAGCCGTATTCATACCTTTAGATTTCAGTACTTTTGCTAAGTGATGGAAAATTTCAGAACCCATACGTACCGCTTCTTTCAGAGTCGGTGCGCCAACAGGTTGGATCATGAATTCTTGGATATCAACGTTGTTATCTGCGTGCTCACCACCATTGATGATGTTCATCATTGGCAGAGGCATAGAGTATTGACCGTGAGTACCATTCAGATCAGAAATATGCTCATACAGAGGCATACCTTTTGCCGCAGCTGCTGCTTTTGCGTTTGCTAAAGAAACTGCCAGAATTGCGTTTGCACCGAATTTAGATTTGTTTTCAGTACCATCTAAGTCAATCATGATTTTATCGATATTTGCTTGATCTTTAGCATCTTTACCGATAACTGCTTGAGCGATTGGACCGTTAACAGCGGCAACAGCTTTCAGAACACCTTTACCCAGAAAACGTGATTTATCACCATCACGCAGTTCCAGTGCTTCACGAGAACCTGTAGATGCGCCTGATGGAGCCGCAGCTAAACCAACAAAACCACCTTCTAAATGTACTTCAGCTTCAACAGTTGGGTTACCACGAGAATCAATGATTTCACGACCGATCACTTTAACAATTTTGGACATTAGGTTTTCCTCAGTACAAGTTAAATTTCGGGAAGTTGGCGAAAATTGCCGACTTCCCCGTATCTTATTTCAACTCACCTTTCTGGTACTTACCAGCGGCTTTAACAAAACCTGCAAACAACGGATGACCATCTCTTGGGGTCGAAGTGAATTCAGGGTGGAACTGGCAAGCCACAAACCATGGGTGGTTTGGATTTTCAATGATTTCAACCAGTTTATTATCCACGGAACGACCTGCAATGTTCAGACCCGCATCTTCGATACGTTTCAACAGCAGATTATTCACTTCGTAACGGTGACGGTGACGTTCAACAATTGTTTCTGCGCCATACATACCGCGCACTAAACTGCCATCGGTTAAATGACATTGCTGACCACCAACACGCATTGTACCGCCAAGGTCGCTCTCTTCAGAACGCACTTCAACGTTGCCATCTTCATCACGCCATTCAGTAATCAGCGCAACAACTGGGAATTTGCAATCTGCATCAAACTCAGTGGAGTTCGCGTCTTTCATATTCGCAACATTACGTGCAAATTCAATGAGAGCGACTTGCATTCCCAGACAAATACCTAAATAAGGAATTTTATTCTCACGGGCATATTGTGCCGTCAGAATTTTGCCTTCAATACCACGAGAACCAAAACCGCCAGGAACTAAAATCGCATCCAGACCTTTGAGTAACTCAACGCCACGGGTTTCGATATCTTGAGAATCAATCAGCTTAATATTCACTGTTAAGCGATTTTTCAGACCCGCATGTTTCAGTGCTTCGATAACTGATTTGTATGCATCTGGTAATTCTACATATTTACCCACCATACCAATGGTAACTTCACCTGCTGGATTGGCTTCTTCGTAAATAACTTGTTCCCACTCAGATAAATCAGCTTCTTTGCAGTCAAGACGGAAGCGATTACAGATGTATTCATCTAAACCTTGCGCCTTCAGCATGCCAGGGATTTTATAGATTGAATCTGCGTCTTTCAGAGAGATAACCGCTTTTTCTGGAACATTACAGAATAGGGCAATCTTCGCGCGCTCATTCGCAGGAATGACGCGATCTGAACGACAGATCAGCACATCTGGCTGAATACCAATTGACAGTAACTCTTTCACAGAGTGCTGTGTTGGTTTTGTTTTCACTTCGCCCGCAGCCGCTAAGTATGGCACTAAGGTTAAGTGCATATACAGTGTGCGCTCACGGCCCACTTCTGCAGCCATTTGACGAATAGCTTCTAGGAATGGTAGAGACTCGATATCACCGACTGTACCGCCGATTTCGACTAATACGACGTCATGACCTTCACCACCACGGATGATGCGATCTTTGATTTCATTAGTGATATGAGGAATAACTTGGATGGTCGCGCCTAAGTAGTCGCCACGACGCTCTTTGCGCAGGACTTCAGAATAAACACGTCCAGTCGTAAAGTTGTTGCGACGTGTCATTTTGGTACGAATAAAACGCTCATAATGACCTAAATCCAAGTCAGTTTCAGCGCCGTCTTCTGTAACGAAAACTTCCCCGTGTTGGGTTGGGCTCATTGTGCCTGGATCTACGTTAATGTAGGGATCCAGTTTCATAATGGTCACATTGAGTCCACGGGCTTCGAGTATAGCCGCCAAGGAGGCTGCGGCAATGCCTTTACCCAGAGAGGATACGACCCCGCCGGTCACAAAAATATAATTAGTTTTCATGCTGAACCTGAACGTTTAGGTTTAAAAGATGATGGATATAACAGGACGGGAAAACAGTATACCCGAACCTTAAATCTCCTACAAATGTTCTAAGCGCAATAAGGCTAGTTTTCATTAATACCTTAAATAAATCAGCAAGTTAAAAATAAAAATATTTATCGTTTGATAAATAGTCACTTTCTAGGGTGCTATTCAACTGTTTTGCAAGATTAACACATTTTTGTGTAAATGCTAAATCCTTTCAGCTTAATCTATCACTGAAAAAACATCATTTTGCCGATTGTTTGATTTTGAATAACTATTTCAATCCGTGACTATCATTATCGACGAGCATTCTTTGCAAAATTTAGCTGTCTGAATTGGGTTATTCATTTAATTTGATAGACACCCACAATGCTTCCATCTCATCAAGTGTAGCAGTTTCTGTCGATTTGCCAGTTTTTGCTAATCGTCTTTCGATTTCACGAAAACGGCGTTCAAACTTACTGCACGCTTTTTGTAAGGCAAGCTCAGGTTTGTGCCCTAAATGGCGGGATAAATTCACTGTCGCAAACAGTAAATCACCAATTTCTTCTTCAAGATGCTGTTCATCCACTACTGCTTGAGTGGCTTCTTCCATCACTTCCGCTAGCTCTTCGGTGACTTTACCAGCCACAGGACCCAGTGTATCCCAATCAAAGCCTACTGAGGCACAACGTTTTTGAATTTTATAGGCTTTCATTAAGGCAGGAAGTGCATTCGGGATATCATCCAACACTGAGTATTGGTCTTTCTCTGCACGCTCTTTGGCTTTACGCTGCTCCCAACCTGCAATGGCTTCTTGGCTGCTGAGTTGGTTGTTTTCGTCGAAAATATGAGGATGGCGGCGTTCAAGTTTGTCGCTGACAGCTTGGCAAATATCATCAAAATCAAATAGATTTTGCTCTTGTGCCATTTGCGCGTAGAACACCACTTGAAAGAGAAGATCCCCCAACTCGCCTTTTAAGTCGGTAAAATCTTCCCGTTCAATGGCGTCTAGAACTTCATAGGTTTCTTC
This window encodes:
- the eno gene encoding phosphopyruvate hydratase — encoded protein: MSKIVKVIGREIIDSRGNPTVEAEVHLEGGFVGLAAAPSGASTGSREALELRDGDKSRFLGKGVLKAVAAVNGPIAQAVIGKDAKDQANIDKIMIDLDGTENKSKFGANAILAVSLANAKAAAAAKGMPLYEHISDLNGTHGQYSMPLPMMNIINGGEHADNNVDIQEFMIQPVGAPTLKEAVRMGSEIFHHLAKVLKSKGMNTAVGDEGGYAPNLESNAAALAAIKEAVEQAGYVLGKDVTLAMDCAASEFYNKETGNYELKGEGKTFTSQEFTHYLEELTKQYPIVSIEDGLNESDWDGFAYQTKVLGDKIQLVGDDLFVTNTKILKEGIEKGIANSILIKFNQIGSLTETLAAIKMAKDAGYTAVISHRSGETEDATIADLAVGTAAGQIKTGSMSRSDRVAKYNQLIRIEEALGNSAPFNGLKEVKGQA
- the mazG gene encoding nucleoside triphosphate pyrophosphohydrolase — translated: MQQGNKQIERLLTIMARLRDPQNGCPWDTQQTFKTIAPYTLEETYEVLDAIEREDFTDLKGELGDLLFQVVFYAQMAQEQNLFDFDDICQAVSDKLERRHPHIFDENNQLSSQEAIAGWEQRKAKERAEKDQYSVLDDIPNALPALMKAYKIQKRCASVGFDWDTLGPVAGKVTEELAEVMEEATQAVVDEQHLEEEIGDLLFATVNLSRHLGHKPELALQKACSKFERRFREIERRLAKTGKSTETATLDEMEALWVSIKLNE
- the pyrG gene encoding glutamine hydrolyzing CTP synthase, whose amino-acid sequence is MKTNYIFVTGGVVSSLGKGIAAASLAAILEARGLNVTIMKLDPYINVDPGTMSPTQHGEVFVTEDGAETDLDLGHYERFIRTKMTRRNNFTTGRVYSEVLRKERRGDYLGATIQVIPHITNEIKDRIIRGGEGHDVVLVEIGGTVGDIESLPFLEAIRQMAAEVGRERTLYMHLTLVPYLAAAGEVKTKPTQHSVKELLSIGIQPDVLICRSDRVIPANERAKIALFCNVPEKAVISLKDADSIYKIPGMLKAQGLDEYICNRFRLDCKEADLSEWEQVIYEEANPAGEVTIGMVGKYVELPDAYKSVIEALKHAGLKNRLTVNIKLIDSQDIETRGVELLKGLDAILVPGGFGSRGIEGKILTAQYARENKIPYLGICLGMQVALIEFARNVANMKDANSTEFDADCKFPVVALITEWRDEDGNVEVRSEESDLGGTMRVGGQQCHLTDGSLVRGMYGAETIVERHRHRYEVNNLLLKRIEDAGLNIAGRSVDNKLVEIIENPNHPWFVACQFHPEFTSTPRDGHPLFAGFVKAAGKYQKGELK